A stretch of the Uranotaenia lowii strain MFRU-FL chromosome 3, ASM2978415v1, whole genome shotgun sequence genome encodes the following:
- the LOC129753726 gene encoding uncharacterized protein LOC129753726 has translation MSPSPGDHPNRTVPEWMDPKNIHGQLYYLVLRGRGGASFPKNPFVIGRTIEQHAGKIEGAFFEKKNNWYVLKIRSLDQVRKIATLKHLLDGTAIEIGRHPKLNIRKFVIRCSEVDEMSEEDLKKELASQDITEVRRITKKTSTGIVGTSTLILTINSSVVPEFIDFGLLRVRTRPYYPLPLLCRNCLLYGHPKSRCQNPKACNVCSGQHESENCPSKSKPFCQNCKGPHAPVSRDCPVWKKEEVILKLSTDSNISISSARRLAENKNALPTYARVTQNQPKQSTSSNTPQHKTLPEEKKPQQQTTQQKRVHQQPATIPQSAQQTNKLSDCTSPPRKKNVSSPAVTEKVLIEGNSSSSPPVASHPSSVNEVVSEERTNFNYDLRASTIAQQNRKQIPR, from the coding sequence ATGAGCCCGTCACCGGGTGACCACCCTAACCGGACTGTTCCGGAATGGATGGATCCAAAAAATATCCATGGACAATTGTATTACCTTGTGCTCAGAGGACGTGGAGGAGCGAGTTTCCCGAAAAACCCATTCGTTATCGGAAGAACGATAGAACAACATGCTGGAAAAATCGAAGGAGCCTTTTTCGAGAAGAAGAATAACTGGTACGTGCTAAAAATTCGAAGTTTAGATCAAGTTCGAAAGATTGCCACCTTAAAGCATCTTCTCGATGGAACAGCAATTGAAATTGGACGCCACCCGAAATTGAATATTCGAAAATTTGTGATCCGTTGCTCGGAAGTAGATGAAATGTCAGAGGAAGATCTTAAGAAGGAACTAGCATCGCAAGACATCACTGAGGTTCGCAGAATAACTAAAAAAACGTCGACAGGAATAGTAGGCACATCCACACTGATTCTGACTATAAACTCGTCGGTGGTACCAGAGTTCATTGACTTTGGTCTCCTCCGTGTACGCACTCGCCCCTATTACCCTTTACCGTTGCTCTGCAGAAACTGCTTGCTGTATGGTCATCCGAAAAGCCGTTGTCAGAATCCAAAAGCTTGTAATGTTTGCTCAGGCCAGCATGAAAGCGAAAATTGcccatcaaaatcaaaaccgtTTTGTCAGAACTGCAAAGGACCGCACGCTCCCGTTTCTCGGGATTGTCCGGTATGGAAAAAAGAAGAAGTAATACTGAAACTTAGCACCGATAGCAATATTTCGATTTCATCCGCCCGAAGACTAGCCGAAAATAAAAACGCATTACCAACGTACGCAAGAGTCACCCAAAACCAGCCAAAACAATCTACTTCATCGAACACACCACAACACAAAACACTACCAGAAGAAAAGAAACCACAGCAGCAAACCACCCAGCAGAAAAGAGTTCATCAACAGCCAGCAACAATTCCACAATCAGCGCAGCAAACCAACAAATTATCGGATTGCACTTCTCCGCCTCGGAAGAAGAACGTATCGTCACCAGCAGTAACAGAAAAAGTTCTCATCGAAGGAAATTCTTCCAGCTCCCCTCCGGTTGCTTCTCACCCTTCTTCAGTGAATGAAGTTGTCAGTGAGGAAAggacaaattttaattatgatcTTCGTGCGAGTACCATCGCACAACAGAATCGCAAGCAAATACCCAGATAA